The Eleginops maclovinus isolate JMC-PN-2008 ecotype Puerto Natales chromosome 3, JC_Emac_rtc_rv5, whole genome shotgun sequence genome includes a region encoding these proteins:
- the LOC134862327 gene encoding kelch-like protein 38, whose protein sequence is MDRPGVKVFHYKDKEQSSNLLLQLNRLRQENILTDVSLSSDHVEIPCHRNVLASSSPYFRAMFCHNFKEREQIKIDLKGITSTILSSIIDYVYTGLISISIDIVLPLMQAASMLQYGHIFEACSSFLQEQLSPDNCLSMIRLSEILNCNSLRDKAKEMAMKNFSDVSVSEDLCELSLPELMGYLEDDGLCAEEEQVFETLVSWIHHDPLSRRGAISDLFKKVRLRHIHPTYLFQFIANDPLIQSSSLCTELIESVRRLMFSVSSKCIGDTDFKPLWVAPRRYSYHDMMVVVGGRKNSEQTSREALTFDEKSEKWQFLAKLPIRLYKASYVALHSVLYVIGGLTTDTKYSQASTSVYTLSLKTNQWRTVEPMLEPRFAHQSVSYLHFIFVLGGLGPDSRLTGSVERYNSMFNQWESMAPMPEAVLYPAVAATNQRIYVFGGQDAMQNPVRIIQVYHIARNMWSKMENRTVKNVSAPAAIVDDKIYIIGGYTRRMIAYDTKANKFIKCANLKERRMHHSATVLSNKIYVAGGRHINGHDVIEDLDNFDCYDPKTDIWTAKGTLPYKLFDHGSLTLTHVSQTWAKS, encoded by the exons ATGGACCGACCAGGAGTCAAGGTCTTCCACTACAAAGACAAGGAGCAGTCGTCCAacctgctcctccagctcaaCAGACTGAGGCAGGAGAACATCCTGACCGATGTGTCTCTGAGTTCAGATCATGTAGAGATCCCATGTCATCGTAACGTCCTGGCCTCCAGCAGCCCCTACTTCAGGGCCATGTTCTGCCACAACttcaaagagagagagcagatcAAGATTGACTTGAAAGGCATCACGTCGACCATCCTGAGCAGTATCATTGACTATGTTTACACAGGACTCATTAGTATCAGCATCGATATTGTGCTGCCTCTCATGCAAGCAGCATCCATGCTACAATATGGCCACATTTTTGAGGCTTGCTCAAGCTTCCTTCAGGAGCAACTGAGCCCTGACAACTGTTTGAGCATGATAAGACTCTCTGAGATCTTGAATTGTAACAGTTTGAGAGACAAAGCAAAGGAGATGGCCATGAAGAACTTCTCAGATGTGTCAGTATCTGAGGATCTGTGTGAACTCTCTTTACCAGAGCTCATGGGATATCTTGAAGATGATGGCCTTTGTGCGGAGGAAGAGCAGGTATTTGAGACACTTGTTTCTTGGATCCATCATGATCCCTTATCAAGGCGTGGTGCCATCAGTGACCTTTTCAAGAAAGTTCGCCTTCGCCACATCCATCCCACATACCTCTTCCAATTCATAGCCAACGACCCCCTGATCCAGTCTTCTAGCCTCTGTACTGAGCTCATTGAATCTGTGAGACGCCTGATGTTTTCTGTCAGTTCAAAATGCATTGGGGACACAGACTTCAAACCTCTCTGGGTGGCGCCGAGGCGCTATTCCTACCACGACATGATGGTGGTGGtaggagggaggaaaaacagtGAGCAGACCTCGAGGGAGGCACTCACCTTTGATGAGAAGAGTGAGAAATGGCAGTTCCTTGCCAAGCTGCCCATTCGCTTGTACAAAGCATCCTATGTCGCCCTCCACAGTGTCTTGTACGTTATTGGAGGTCTAACCACAGACACAAAGTACAGTCAAGCCAGTACATCCGTCTACACCCTCTCCCTCAAGACCAACCAGTGGCGGACGGTAGAGCCTATGCTGGAGCCGCGCTTTGCCCACCAGAGTGTCTCCTACCTCCACTTCATCTTTGTCCTGGGCGGCCTTGGACCTGACAGTCGACTGACAGGCAGTGTGGAGAG GTACAACAGTATGTTCAACCAATGGGAGTCCATGGCACCCATGCCTGAGGCTGTGTTGTACCCTGCAGTGGCTGCGACTAACCAGAGGATCTACGTGTTTGGAGGGCAGGATGCGATGCAGAACCCCGTCAGAATCATACAG GTCTATCATATTGCCAGGAACATGTGGTCTAAGATGGAGAACAGGACAGTGAAGAATGTATCTGCTCCTGCTGCCATTGTGGATGATAAAATATACATCATTGGAG GATACACTAGGAGAATGATCGCCTATGACACCAAGGCCAACAAGTTCATCAAGTGTGCCAacctgaaggagaggaggatgcACCACTCTGCCACCGTTCTAAGCAACAAAATCTACGTTGCCGGTGGACGCCACATCAACGGCCACGATGTCATCGAGGACTTGGACAATTTTGATTGCTATGACCCAAAGACAGACATTTGGACAGCTAAGGGCACGCTTCCATATAAACTGTTTGACCATGGCTCACTGACTCTGACGCATGTCTCACAGACATGGGCAAAATCGTAG